The genomic segment CAGTAAAAGCGCCATACGCTTTACCAACAGGTAAAAACTTCTATGCACAGGATGACAATACTTTACCAACATCAACCGCATGGGATCTTGGTAAAAGGCTCGCAGACATGGCATTAGCTCAACTGGATACAATTCCTCAGAAAATAGCCGCTGTTGTTTGGTGTGTGGAGACAGCCAGGGATGATGGTACAATGGTATCATTTGTTCTAAGAATGCTGGGAGTTCAACCCAAACTTGATGATAAAACCTGGCTGGGTGGAGGTAAATTATCCAACATCATACCAACACCATTAACTGAGCTATTAACGGATCTCAACAAGGTCAGGGCAAGCATGGGTCTTACACCACTAACTGAAAGACCAAGAATTGATGTGGTTACCACAACCAGTGGTCTTTTCCGCGACCTTTTCCCCAACCTTGCCTCTAAAATGGATGTTTCCTATAGGGTTGCTCTGGTATCATCTTACTCAACGATACTCGAAAAATATCCGGAGTTAGAAGTAGAGCTTAAAAAGGCAATTGATCCTCTTATAACAGGAAAATATCCGCAGGCAAAAACACTTGATCTTCTACTTAAAGCATACGATTTAAAAGATCCCATCAGCAAAAATTACGTTGCTTCAGACTGGATAAGTCTTGTAAAAAGTGGCTATGATGGGGATACAGCGATAACCAGAATTTTCGCACCTCCTGTAGGGGACTATGGTGCTGGAGTCAATCACGGAGTAGAAGAAGCATGGACATGGGATAATCGTGAAGAACTGGCAGATGTCTACCTGAGGAGAATGAGTCATTCATACTCCAACACTGGGTGGGGTGTCTCCAATCAGAAGCTCTTCGAAGACCTGCTTAAGGGAATCAATGTAGCATATCACAGTAGAAGTACAAACCTTTACGGAGTCATTGACAACGATGACTACTATGACTACTTCGGTGGACTTTCAATGGCTATTGAAAAGGTCAATAATGGAAAAGCACCAGCCTTAAACGTGTTATACTATGCAAATCCAGCTAATCCGCAGGTCATGTCACTACAACAGTTCATGGCACAGGAAATGAGAAGCAGGTACTACAATCCTGAATGGATCAAAGGAATGATGAATGAAGGATACAGTGGAGCAAGGTACATATCCAATAAATTCGTCTCCTATCTCTGGGGATGGCAGGTGACCACTCCACACCTAGTCCATGATTGGATGTGGGATGAAGTAACCAATACTTACATCAAAGATCAGTATAATCTTGGTGTGAATAATTGGCTTTCCAGTGGTAACCGGGTCTTTGCCATGATCAGTATCACAGGAACACTTCTGACTGCAGCCCATAAGGGTTACTGGCAGGCTGATCAGGCTACACTTAACTTAGTGGCCAATAAATGGGCTCAGCTAATTGCTGCTCATGGTGTGGCATGTTGTGACTGTAGCTGTGGTAATATTGCCATGATAGAATGGGCTTCACAGTATGTGAATCCAGATATTTTATCAAAGCTAAATGCCCAGCTTTATAAGGCAACTGGAAACCCCGGTTTTGCTCCCAGTCCAACACCTTCACAACCTCAAAGTGAGGCTTCTAGTGCACCACAGTCTGCGGGTTCAACTTCCAGGTCATCATCACAGAGTAGTGGTGTGGCTGGAGAGGTCGGAGAGCAATCTCAGTCTCAAGAGAGTACCACTCCTGGTGACCAGGGACAGGCCAAGGCTTATGAGGTTTCCCAGCAGGGTAATTCCGGAACATCTGATTCTGGTTTACCAGCAGCCGCAATCATAGGTGTTATTGTGTTAGTAGGCCTGATTGGGTTTGGATACTTCCGTGTGAGGTAAAATAACCTTTTCCCCTTTTCTTTTTTGGGTTAAATCCTTTTTTTCTTTTTTTTTTTGAATTGTTTTTTTTTAATTCTTTCCCCTTAACCTGTCAGATCTTTTTTTGGAAAAGTCATGAAGCATGTTGAGTTGGGTTCTGATTTTTTTTGGTAATAATAAATTGCCTGAAATCCTGTTTTTAGTATTATATTTAATTTAATTATTACAATTTACAGATTTTTGATAAATTAGTAATACTATATATATAAATATAATTATTAACAATTTGTTATTGAATTTTTATTTCAAAAAGAAAAAGGAGGTGAAAAAGTATGAGAAAACAAGTGACACACATAATGATTCTAGTAACATCATGCTTTGTTTTCGCATTGGCGCTATCAGGAACGGTAGCAGCAGAAGATTCACAGGGAGGTGCACTGGACGGTAACACAATCCTGCAGAGTAATTCTGACCAATCAAACAGCGATATTGGTTCTCTGGATGATGATCCCCGAATTTATGGTGTAATTAAAGAAAATACCACACCAGCCATTGGGGCGATAATAACCATCAAGAATCCAACAAACAATGCAGTGATAACATCTGGAACCACCAATTCAAGTGGGGAGTATGATATAAATTTCATATCCAGTCTCACCGAGTTCAAGGTGGAAATATCTTACTTAACCTACAAAAACTTCACCACAACAGTGACTCCCACAGGATTACCTGTACCCACAGCCAACCTGAACCACACTTTCATGCCATCTCAGATGCTGAAACCAGTTAAAATGGTGGTGCTGTTGACGGGCTGTGTGGTGGGAACAGTGGACCCCATGGTCAATGATGTCTACAAAAACATGTTAGTACCACAGGGCTACGATTTCCAGCTGAAAATATACACCATGGATGATATCAATACCTTCAATTCCAAAGCCACTGAATTCAGAGAAGAACTGAAAACCACTGATATATTCTTCCTATTCACCAGACCCAATTATCCGTTGACTGGAATGACCTACGGCACAGATTTTGATGCACCAGCCGACTTCAAAGCTATGGTGAGTCAGATGCCCCTGGATGCGAGGGTTTTCATCCTGGGACCTACCAAACCAGCTAACATTACCACAGTCAACATCACCACGCTACCTGCCTATTCTGCAGTGGCAGCACCAGCCCTGAGCAAGGAAAATGTGAAAAGAGTACTTCTGGAGATTTTAAGACAGAGCAATGCCATCAACATATCTCCCAATGACACCAAACTCGTACCTGGAATCCAGGATTTCATTTACCACCCAGATGCACCTAACACTTTCACTGATCGTCAGAATTACATAGACTGGTATAAAAGCAGTGGTCATTACAAGGAAGGCGCACCCTGGATTGGTATCACCATGCTCAACAGGTACTATATTTCAGGGAATATGGCTACCTACCTAACCTTGATTTATAATCTGGAGAGCAAGGGGGTCAATATCATACCCTACTTCTACTGCACAGACCCCATTAACCCTTCCCGAAAATTCTTCATGGAAAATGGAACCACTGCAATTGATGCACTTATAGCCTGTGTACAGTTCGGTTACTGGCCGGACAATCAGACAGTACAGTTCTTTACAGATCTTGATGTAGCTGTACCCAGCCCAGTTCCAATTTTCCTGCAGACCACCCTGGATGATTACGTGCAAAAAAAGAGCAACAACAATCTAAAGGGTCTGGAATACTTCTGGCTTGCCATGTTTGAAATGCAGGGACGAATCGAACCCATCCTCATCGGAGGGGACAATTATGTCGGAACTGACCCGGAAACAGGTTACAACCTTAAAGAATACGTACCCTACCAGCCAGGAATTGATCAGCTTATCAACCGCACCCTGGCCTGGTCACAGCTCAGAAACAAGGATAACAACAATAAAACAGTGGCAATAGTCTACTTTGACAGCACACACGATGAGGGAATCCCAGTAACCAATGGGCTGAACCTTTATGAAAGTTTAAGTAACATAATAGGAGCTCTTCAAGCCAACGGTTACAACACAGGGACAGCCAACCTAACAGCCAGTGACTTAACTGCTCTGATTAACAGCAAAGGTAGAAATCCATCTATATACGCTCCAGCGGATGTTATTACCCTGATCCAAAACGGTGCAGTTCTGGTAACTAAGGAAGAATATCTACAATGGTATTCAGCCCTACCCGCATCTCTCCGCCAACAAGTGGAGGATGTATGGGGACCAGCACCGGGTAATGTCATGGTTTACCAGGATAAAATCGTTATCCCAGGTTTTATGCTTGGAAACATATTCCTGGCACCCCAACCAGTCTGGAAATGGAATGGAACCCTCACCAGCCTCAATAACAACACACTACCACCCACACACCAGTACATTGCCTTCTACCTCTACCTGCAAAACAAGTTACATGCCGATGCCCTGGTGCACATTGGACAGCACGGAACACTGGAACTATTACCCGGACACACCAACGCCCTAACTGAGGATGACTGGCCCAATACCCTTATAGGGTATCTGCCTAACATCCACCTGCTCAAGATGTCGGACCCCTTGGAAGCAGTGATCAACCCGGTAAAAAGGAGAAGCTACGCAGTCACCATATCCTACCTGATCCCCCCAGTGACAGAAACAGCACTCTACGGGAACTTACAGGAAATGCACGATCTTATCGGCCAATACGATGACGCAGTGGCTAAAAATAACACAGAACGTCAGGAAATCATAAAAAATCTGATATGGGAAAAGATCAACAATGAACCTGGTTTAAAGGAACGTCTGGGCATAACATCCAACACCAGTTTCTTGGTGGCCTACAATAAACTGCACAACTATTTACATGATCTGCAGTTAATCCTGACTCCCTATGGCTTGCATACCTTTGGAGAGTTACCAGACAATGAAACACTGGAAAAATTCATTGATGCCATCATTGCCTTTGATCCGGTTAATCGAACTGCCCTGCGAGACCAGATCAGGAATCTCCTTATCCAGAGTGCAGCCAATGAAATGAATTCCCTGTTAAGCGCACTGCGTGGAGAGTTCATCCAGCCGGTAAGTGCCAAAGATCCCATAAGACTACTGGACACACTTCCTACTGGTCGTAACATGTACTCCTTTGACCCTTCAGCCATACCAGACTCGGCAGCTATGATCATGGGAGGTAAGGCTGCTGAAGAGATGCTAAAACGATACAGGCAATCCAACAACAATAACTATCCTGAAACCGTGGCCATAGATATTGGAGATATCATCACCACCAATGGGCAGAGTATTGCATCCATATTTTACATGCTGGGTGTAAAGCCCATCACTGAAAATGGTCTGGTAATAGGAACTGAACTAATTCCCCTGGAAACCCTGGGAAGGCCCAGAATCGACGTGTTAATCAGTGACTTCCATAATTTCCGAAGCGCGTGCCCGGCTCTAATGGATGTAATCGACTACGCCATAAGACAAGTGGCCACTGCCAATGAATCAGCCCAAAACAACTATGTGCGTAAACATTACCTGGCACTGAAAACACAGCTTTACAATGAATTCCTATCCAGTGGAATGAGCACCGCGGAAGCTGAAGAACAGGCAGAAAGATTCGCCCGTAGTAGGATATTCGGTCTCCCCTCGGGTGCGGATCCACATGGAGTAGGAGTAGACAGAATACTCTGGTCCCAGGATAACTGGACAGAACAGCAACTGGCAGAAACCTATCTCAGCTACTATTCCTACGCTTATGGCCGGGGAATGTCAGGGGTACCAGCCAAGAGCACCATGGAGGCATTACTTAGAACTGTGGACACCACCATGGTTATAATGCCCTATCAAACTCCTGGTGAGGGAACCTGTCTATACCGGGTGTCAGCAACCCTGAACTTCATGGTGGGATATCTTACCAACAGCAAAATCGACAGTTACATCGTTAAAACATGCTATGAAACTCCCCTGGTGAAAACCATGGAGGAATCATACTACGACGATGTTAAAGTCACACTGCTGAACCCTAAATGGATTGAAGGAAAACTCAGGGAAGGGCCATCCGGACATGCATCCATTTCCTTCCAGATAAGGGATTTGTTCACATCCAATGCCCTGGTTGATCTTACAGACAGCAGGACCTGGCAGCAGATTGCAAACACTTACCTGTTTGACCAGAACATGTACAG from the Methanobacteriaceae archaeon genome contains:
- a CDS encoding cobaltochelatase subunit CobN produces the protein MPSQMLKPVKMVVLLTGCVVGTVDPMVNDVYKNMLVPQGYDFQLKIYTMDDINTFNSKATEFREELKTTDIFFLFTRPNYPLTGMTYGTDFDAPADFKAMVSQMPLDARVFILGPTKPANITTVNITTLPAYSAVAAPALSKENVKRVLLEILRQSNAINISPNDTKLVPGIQDFIYHPDAPNTFTDRQNYIDWYKSSGHYKEGAPWIGITMLNRYYISGNMATYLTLIYNLESKGVNIIPYFYCTDPINPSRKFFMENGTTAIDALIACVQFGYWPDNQTVQFFTDLDVAVPSPVPIFLQTTLDDYVQKKSNNNLKGLEYFWLAMFEMQGRIEPILIGGDNYVGTDPETGYNLKEYVPYQPGIDQLINRTLAWSQLRNKDNNNKTVAIVYFDSTHDEGIPVTNGLNLYESLSNIIGALQANGYNTGTANLTASDLTALINSKGRNPSIYAPADVITLIQNGAVLVTKEEYLQWYSALPASLRQQVEDVWGPAPGNVMVYQDKIVIPGFMLGNIFLAPQPVWKWNGTLTSLNNNTLPPTHQYIAFYLYLQNKLHADALVHIGQHGTLELLPGHTNALTEDDWPNTLIGYLPNIHLLKMSDPLEAVINPVKRRSYAVTISYLIPPVTETALYGNLQEMHDLIGQYDDAVAKNNTERQEIIKNLIWEKINNEPGLKERLGITSNTSFLVAYNKLHNYLHDLQLILTPYGLHTFGELPDNETLEKFIDAIIAFDPVNRTALRDQIRNLLIQSAANEMNSLLSALRGEFIQPVSAKDPIRLLDTLPTGRNMYSFDPSAIPDSAAMIMGGKAAEEMLKRYRQSNNNNYPETVAIDIGDIITTNGQSIASIFYMLGVKPITENGLVIGTELIPLETLGRPRIDVLISDFHNFRSACPALMDVIDYAIRQVATANESAQNNYVRKHYLALKTQLYNEFLSSGMSTAEAEEQAERFARSRIFGLPSGADPHGVGVDRILWSQDNWTEQQLAETYLSYYSYAYGRGMSGVPAKSTMEALLRTVDTTMVIMPYQTPGEGTCLYRVSATLNFMVGYLTNSKIDSYIVKTCYETPLVKTMEESYYDDVKVTLLNPKWIEGKLREGPSGHASISFQIRDLFTSNALVDLTDSRTWQQIANTYLFDQNMYSKLDPSAAKIMTKFIYQAHQRGMIQLSSAQAAQLAQALGIHVESSNPDQPSTTTTSTGNVQRSYGASRGYQSSSVGETGQQSASSPETSGAQTAGDIGKSYEVSTPSAEAADDTPWGTYAVVGIVSVLALAGIGFFFKGSLFG